A part of Microbulbifer sp. MI-G genomic DNA contains:
- a CDS encoding DUF1365 domain-containing protein, whose amino-acid sequence MESAIYTGWVQHRRFAPRAHRFRYKVFMVYADLAELDSLCALSPWWSRKPWAPARFCREDFFGDPSLSLDEAVRRRVWEACGERPQGPVRLLANWRYFGYNMNPISIYYCFDARGQAVHWLLLEVHNTPWQERHSYVLDCRSGARVQRAAFAKTFHVSPFMPMAQRYRWRSTTPGKRLTAYLQNVDSNAAGEGECPLFDATLSLRRQDPSPGVLNGVLIQYPLMTVKVITAIYWQAFKLWLKRTPVFAHPRGGRGARTGEK is encoded by the coding sequence ATGGAGAGCGCCATCTACACCGGGTGGGTACAGCATCGAAGATTCGCTCCCCGTGCACACCGGTTCCGCTACAAGGTGTTTATGGTGTACGCAGACCTGGCGGAGCTGGACAGCCTGTGTGCGCTGTCTCCCTGGTGGTCCAGGAAACCCTGGGCGCCGGCGCGCTTTTGCCGGGAGGATTTTTTCGGTGATCCGTCCCTCAGCCTGGACGAAGCGGTGCGGCGCCGGGTTTGGGAAGCCTGCGGGGAGCGTCCACAGGGCCCCGTGCGCCTGCTGGCCAACTGGCGCTACTTTGGCTATAACATGAACCCCATCAGTATCTATTACTGTTTCGATGCGCGGGGCCAGGCGGTGCACTGGTTATTGCTGGAAGTCCACAACACCCCCTGGCAGGAGCGCCACAGCTATGTGCTGGACTGCCGTTCGGGTGCCCGGGTGCAGCGGGCTGCGTTTGCCAAGACATTCCATGTCTCCCCGTTTATGCCCATGGCACAGCGCTATCGCTGGCGAAGTACCACCCCTGGAAAGCGGCTTACTGCCTATCTGCAGAATGTCGACTCCAATGCGGCGGGGGAGGGCGAGTGTCCCCTGTTTGATGCCACCTTGAGTTTGCGCAGGCAGGATCCGAGTCCCGGCGTCCTCAACGGGGTTCTGATCCAGTACCCGCTCATGACCGTAAAAGTAATCACTGCCATCTACTGGCAAGCATTCAAGTTGTGGCTCAAGCGCACCCCGGTGTTTGCACATCCCCGTGGTGGTCGCGGAGCTCGTACAGGAGAGAAGTAG
- a CDS encoding NAD(P)/FAD-dependent oxidoreductase produces the protein MRIAIVGSGIAGLTAAYLLSRKHEITVFEARERLGGHTATVMVQEGDRALAIDTGFIVYNDWTYPNFIRLLETLGIQSQPTSMGFSVRCEREGFEYAGNNLNALFSQRANLLSAGHWRMLWDIVRFNHGALRDWRQGRLHEGLTLGEYLPANGYSAEFANRYLVPMGSAIWSASVAQMLEFSVSFFVRFFFNHGLLNVFRRPQWRVVKGGSREYIGPLSAPFADRIRLSTPVNSVLRRPGRVDLVTGAGEKVSFDGVVFACHSDQALRCLGDANDSERQILGAIPYACNQVVLHTDTCLLPKHRRSWSSWNYRLCAERDQLPVLTYNMNILQGLKTCKTYCVSLNAGARIEPDKVLARFEYAHPQFSVAGSRAQAQWAHINGVNRTWFCGAYWADGFHEDGVNSALRVAEQLGVRW, from the coding sequence GGGCTTACGGCGGCCTATCTGCTGAGCCGCAAACATGAGATCACTGTGTTCGAGGCCCGCGAGCGCCTGGGTGGGCACACCGCCACCGTGATGGTGCAGGAGGGGGATCGCGCGCTGGCGATCGATACCGGTTTCATTGTATACAACGACTGGACCTACCCGAACTTTATCCGCCTGCTGGAGACACTGGGTATTCAATCCCAGCCCACGTCCATGGGGTTTAGTGTGCGCTGTGAGCGGGAGGGATTCGAGTATGCGGGCAACAATCTGAATGCGCTGTTCTCCCAGCGTGCCAACCTGCTCAGTGCCGGCCACTGGCGCATGCTGTGGGACATTGTACGCTTCAACCATGGGGCCCTGCGGGACTGGCGCCAGGGGCGCCTGCACGAGGGACTGACTCTGGGGGAATATCTGCCAGCCAACGGCTATTCGGCGGAATTTGCCAATCGCTACCTGGTGCCGATGGGGTCGGCTATCTGGTCTGCCAGCGTGGCGCAGATGCTGGAGTTCTCGGTCAGTTTCTTTGTGCGTTTCTTTTTTAATCACGGCCTGCTCAATGTGTTCCGGCGCCCCCAGTGGCGCGTGGTCAAGGGGGGATCGCGGGAATATATCGGCCCCTTGAGTGCGCCTTTTGCCGACCGTATACGCCTTTCCACGCCGGTAAACTCCGTACTGCGCCGGCCCGGAAGGGTGGATTTGGTCACCGGCGCCGGGGAAAAGGTGTCTTTTGACGGGGTGGTATTTGCCTGTCATTCGGATCAGGCCCTGAGGTGCCTGGGGGATGCCAACGATTCCGAGCGGCAGATCCTCGGCGCCATTCCCTATGCCTGCAATCAGGTGGTTCTGCACACCGATACCTGCTTACTGCCAAAACACCGGCGCAGTTGGTCCAGTTGGAATTATCGCTTGTGCGCAGAGCGGGACCAGTTGCCGGTGCTCACCTATAACATGAATATTCTGCAGGGGCTGAAAACCTGCAAAACTTACTGTGTCAGCCTGAATGCGGGAGCGCGTATCGAGCCGGACAAAGTGCTTGCCCGGTTCGAATATGCCCATCCGCAATTTTCCGTGGCCGGCAGCCGGGCGCAGGCACAGTGGGCGCACATTAACGGGGTGAATCGCACCTGGTTTTGCGGGGCCTACTGGGCCGATGGGTTTCATGAAGACGGGGTGAACAGCGCCCTGCGCGTTGCCGAACAGTTGGGCGTGCGCTGGTGA